A part of Primulina eburnea isolate SZY01 chromosome 10, ASM2296580v1, whole genome shotgun sequence genomic DNA contains:
- the LOC140803304 gene encoding cytochrome P450 78A5-like: MSSDYGFLFIPSAGYSSTVPNVELLICFLMFCAIFAFWLTQGGIAWALLKTQMRLRSDLPGPSGLPLLGSALVFTNSLAHRILCKVSQTLKASYLMCFSVGFTRFIVSSSPESAKEILNSSAFADRPVKESAYELLFHKAMGFAPYGEYWRKLRRISGTHLFCPRRISRFGEFRERIGLRMVEEMELQMGRNGEIDQLKNVLHSGSLNNVMMSVFGNMYDFNGENGDGAELKRLVKEGYELLGIFNWSDHFPVLGWLDLQGVRRRSQELACRVNIFVGNIIKEHRLKRAGKNGGISHLSEENSHDFVDVLLDLEKENKLTDTEMIAVLWEMIFRGTDTVAILLEWILARMILHPDIQARAQGEIDAVIGTNKAVADSDLPNLPYIQATVKETLRMHPPGPLLSWARLAIHDTHVGPHFIPAGTTAMVNMWAITHDGKIWPDPEKFRPERFLEEDVSIMGCDLRLAPFGAGRRVCPGKTLGLATVQLWLAQLLHKFRWMDSDKHGVDLSECLKLSMEMKKPLICKAFPRIS; encoded by the exons ATGTCTTCAGACTACGGTTTCCTCTTCATTCCGTCCGCCGGTTACTCTTCAACGGTGCCGAATGTTGAGCTTTTGATCTGTTTCCTTATGTTTTGCGCGATATTCGCCTTCTGGTTGACACAAGGCGGGATTGCATGGGCGCTTCTGAAGACCCAAATGCGGCTGAGGAGTGATCTTCCTGGCCCATCTGGCCTCCCTCTTCTGGGTTCTGCTCTGGTCTTCACGAATTCCTTAGCGCACAGGATCCTCTGCAAAGTCTCTCAGACCTTAAAAGCTTCGTATCTGATGTGTTTCTCAGTCGGGTTCACGCGTTTCATCGTTTCGAGCAGCCCCGAGTCTGCTAAAGAGATCTTGAACAGCTCGGCCTTCGCGGACCGGCCCGTCAAGGAATCCGCGTACGAGCTTCTGTTTCACAAGGCCATGGGGTTCGCGCCGTATGGAGAGTACTGGAGGAAGCTTAGGAGAATCTCCGGCACCCATTTGTTCTGCCCGAGGAGGATATCACGTTTCGGGGAGTTCCGGGAGAGGATCGGGCTTCGAATGGTGGAGGAAATGGAGCTGCAGATGGGGAGAAATGGAGAGATTGATCAATTGAAGAATGTGCTGCACTCTGGTTCACTAAACAATGTGATGATGAGTGTGTTTGGCAATATGTATGATTTTAATGGCGAAAATGGAGACGGGGCAGAGCTAAAACGATTAGTAAAAGAAGGGTATGAACTGCTTGGCATATTCAACTGGAGTGATCACTTTCCTGTTCTGGGGTGGCTGGACTTGCAGGGAGTTAGAAGGAGGAGCCAAGAATTGGCGTGTAGGGTCAATATTTTTGTTGGAAATATCATAAAAGAACATAGGCTAAAAAGGGCTGGTAAGAATGGAGGAATATCACATCTTTCTGAAGAAAATTCCCATGATTTTGTTGATGttttgcttgatttggagaaaGAGAACAAGCTCACAGATACAGAAATGATTGCTGTTCTTTGG GAAATGATCTTCAGAGGGACAGATACAGTTGCCATTCTTTTAGAATGGATTCTTGCAAGAATGATTCTTCACCCAGATATCCAAGCCAGAGCTCAGGGCGAAATCGACGCCGTGATCGGAACCAACAAGGCAGTAGCCGATTCCGATCTCCCAAATCTCCCTTACATTCAAGCTACTGTGAAGGAGACACTCAGGATGCACCCGCCAGGGCCGTTGCTCTCCTGGGCCCGTCTCGCCATCCACGACACTCACGTGGGCCCACACTTCATCCCGGCTGGCACCACCGCGATGGTGAACATGTGGGCCATAACGCACGACGGGAAGATATGGCCCGATCCCGAAAAATTCCGGCCCGAGAGGTTCCTTGAAGAGGATGTCTCCATTATGGGATGTGATCTTAGGTTGGCACCTTTCGGCGCGGGGAGAAGGGTGTGCCCCGGTAAAACGTTAGGCCTCGCCACGGTTCAGCTCTGGCTGGCTCAGTTACTTCATAAGTTCCGATGGATGGATTCAGATAAACACGGCGTCGACTTGTCGGAATGCTTGAAACTGTCGATGGAAATGAAGAAGCCATTGATCTGCAAAGCTTTTCCTAGGATTTCTTGA